Proteins encoded by one window of Desulfovibrio inopinatus DSM 10711:
- a CDS encoding translocation/assembly module TamB domain-containing protein produces the protein MKIQRKRLFRWIGIGVAGLAGLVILLCLLAYGLLQTSPVTSWLASTVSKAASNENMQVEITDIGGSLPFSPTLGNLRVSDKHGVFLSVENFHLGMSLGKLFSGEVFIEDISASLIDVERAPDLPPSPEPEPASSEIAWPVEIPSLPSILVNRIELSRIRLGPQLAGNETILNMTGRAEATGKIVQAKMDVKTLSGSAESLGLDAVADLGTQTLDVNLEATEEQGGLVDTLAKLPGEGGFNLKLAGSGPFSDFKANLMVKKGEAELVSTDIGLKILLDTTGRIDLALNGYIIPPAGLLPPDQAALVGNKATYAVQASVDPVSGLVDLSQADVAVAVANVSATAKLESDAKTITAKTTVTVPALSAFDKLAGQALTGDLTVVTDVSGTIKQPLVSTNIDANGLGGGGVSVKHIALQTDLALLGELEEGFPGLTVKGKGRLSGVHSKDMALPGKNDIDIALDVSASKDMAVTVSTLRVSQDNVLVDVSGSSQANGDTDMKANVSVPRIQAWANLFGVPLAGVFDASATVTGNYNTMPLAVNATVNATKLTATGESDLAKSLADALAAINSAVNVTLVANMPDKNVARLEKLNVKAGQISTLVTADYRLDKKTVDAVVKTDIASLKPFSAIAKTPLDGAVKTVIKATGPVDAIAVTAEVNATKIAAAQNVIDSVKLQAKATGLPATPTGNVSVSVVKARDTLDVSTQYALKEQRLKLSNIAVGGAGVSLSGNLDVDLGKTLISGTLNGGAKDLSGVGQFAQIPLSGSFSLDVKLSGTGGGQNVAAKVGLRNVTTSGVEVENVDVAAQMSDVLRAPRGTVAVSVAEVAAGTAIVHSLALDAKASGKQIDFTVATNGTAMQDFTIKTAGNIRPGETISLGLTQIQGNFGDFPLALTQPSTLTMKQGKATLSPLKLTFGDMAVTAQGGVGPGPIDFQAKIENFTLEMLALAGVDTMSGRVDVNVTMAGTGAKPTIDVVTTAKNIKAVGLGTQKTPAAAARATVHIDSGKLDMTAGVGLKGSVPAKPPLSVTASVPLSLSLAPFAFDLPQSGALSGTLLADLDLSELNGFLAAAQSKAKGPFAANFTLAGTIAEPAMSGQASLQGGEFDTALTGTVLRNMKLDLQASSSQITLKEFSATDGAKGTLRVTADIGLDPDAGFPMDLAVAMQKATLMRSEIATAQVDGNVGVKGSLKGMDVTGNLTVGPAEITLPDTLPPGVTTVDVVYVGPGAEQYQSDEASQKGGGGAVPINLDVKVDLPGRVFVRGLGLDSEWKGNISVTGTGAEPIVTGIIELVRGRLIMFDRTLTLKKGTIRLTGNSPPNPSLDIEASTMSGDVEGIIKIQGTALKPEIVLSSDPVLPRDEVLAHILFGRSAEDLTPFQAIQLAQASAMLLGGGNSLDMLNNTRRLIGVDQLSFKEGDSDDLASSRLVLGKYITDNILVDVEQGLGATSGAVSVEVELTRNLSLESTIDAEGKQGVRFNWKWDY, from the coding sequence TTGAAAATACAGCGCAAACGTCTCTTCAGATGGATAGGCATTGGCGTGGCCGGCTTGGCCGGGCTTGTTATTCTCCTCTGTCTTTTGGCCTACGGCTTGTTGCAAACTTCTCCCGTCACGTCGTGGCTGGCTTCTACGGTGTCCAAGGCAGCCAGTAATGAAAACATGCAGGTGGAAATAACCGATATCGGAGGGAGTCTTCCGTTTTCCCCAACCCTTGGAAATTTGCGTGTATCCGATAAACACGGGGTATTTCTGTCTGTTGAGAATTTTCATTTGGGAATGAGCCTGGGAAAACTGTTTTCCGGCGAAGTTTTTATTGAAGATATTTCGGCGTCTCTTATTGATGTCGAACGAGCCCCTGATCTGCCCCCCTCACCTGAGCCAGAGCCTGCTTCATCTGAAATCGCTTGGCCTGTAGAAATTCCGTCGCTTCCATCCATATTGGTCAATCGCATTGAGCTCAGTCGTATTCGTCTTGGTCCCCAACTCGCTGGCAATGAAACGATTTTAAATATGACGGGACGTGCCGAGGCCACAGGGAAAATCGTTCAAGCCAAAATGGATGTCAAAACGTTGTCGGGATCGGCGGAATCGCTCGGGTTGGATGCCGTTGCAGACCTCGGAACACAAACACTCGATGTAAACCTTGAGGCAACGGAAGAGCAGGGTGGGCTTGTCGATACGCTGGCAAAACTTCCCGGTGAAGGCGGATTCAATCTGAAACTTGCTGGCTCCGGACCGTTCTCCGATTTTAAAGCCAATCTCATGGTCAAAAAAGGTGAAGCCGAGCTTGTTTCCACCGATATTGGCTTAAAGATTCTCTTGGATACGACGGGTCGGATTGATCTTGCACTGAATGGCTATATCATTCCTCCAGCCGGGTTGCTTCCTCCTGACCAGGCAGCACTGGTTGGCAACAAGGCAACATACGCAGTGCAGGCGTCTGTTGACCCGGTGAGCGGCCTGGTTGATTTGAGTCAGGCCGATGTGGCCGTTGCCGTCGCGAATGTCTCGGCTACGGCAAAGCTGGAATCGGATGCCAAAACCATTACAGCCAAGACAACCGTTACGGTGCCTGCGCTTTCCGCATTCGACAAACTGGCTGGTCAAGCGTTGACCGGCGATCTTACCGTCGTTACCGATGTTTCTGGGACAATCAAACAACCACTTGTTTCGACAAATATTGATGCCAACGGTCTTGGTGGGGGCGGAGTCAGCGTCAAGCACATTGCGTTGCAAACCGATCTTGCACTGCTCGGCGAGCTTGAGGAGGGCTTTCCTGGCCTAACGGTGAAGGGCAAAGGCCGTCTGAGTGGTGTTCATTCCAAAGACATGGCCCTTCCAGGGAAAAATGATATCGATATTGCCCTTGATGTCTCTGCATCGAAGGATATGGCGGTGACTGTCAGCACCTTGCGCGTTTCACAAGATAATGTGCTTGTTGATGTCAGTGGCTCCTCGCAGGCCAATGGCGATACGGACATGAAGGCCAATGTTTCGGTGCCGCGTATTCAGGCATGGGCCAATCTTTTTGGAGTTCCTCTTGCTGGCGTGTTCGATGCTTCGGCTACGGTGACGGGGAATTACAATACGATGCCCCTTGCTGTGAATGCCACGGTGAATGCGACGAAATTGACGGCTACAGGAGAGAGTGATCTTGCCAAATCTTTGGCTGATGCGCTTGCAGCGATAAATTCGGCAGTCAATGTGACATTGGTAGCCAATATGCCGGATAAAAATGTAGCGCGTCTCGAAAAGCTCAACGTCAAAGCTGGCCAGATTTCGACACTTGTCACTGCAGATTACCGGCTCGACAAAAAGACCGTGGATGCGGTGGTAAAGACCGATATTGCCTCCCTGAAACCTTTTTCTGCGATAGCGAAGACGCCGCTTGATGGTGCGGTCAAGACTGTTATCAAAGCGACAGGGCCTGTTGATGCGATTGCTGTGACTGCCGAGGTGAATGCAACGAAGATCGCGGCAGCACAAAATGTGATCGATTCCGTAAAACTTCAGGCCAAAGCTACCGGGTTGCCTGCCACTCCGACCGGTAACGTCAGTGTCAGCGTTGTCAAAGCACGTGATACGCTGGATGTTTCCACACAATACGCACTGAAGGAACAACGTCTCAAACTGAGTAATATTGCCGTTGGCGGTGCGGGCGTATCGTTATCGGGCAATTTGGATGTTGATCTTGGAAAAACACTTATTTCCGGGACGTTGAATGGCGGAGCAAAAGATCTATCCGGCGTGGGGCAATTCGCGCAAATCCCGCTTTCAGGTTCGTTCTCACTGGATGTGAAACTCAGTGGAACGGGAGGGGGGCAAAATGTTGCAGCAAAAGTGGGATTACGCAATGTGACCACTTCGGGCGTTGAGGTTGAGAATGTCGATGTTGCCGCTCAAATGAGCGATGTCTTGCGGGCTCCCCGAGGTACCGTGGCTGTGAGTGTTGCCGAAGTTGCCGCAGGAACGGCTATTGTTCATTCCTTGGCCTTGGACGCCAAAGCATCGGGGAAGCAGATCGATTTTACGGTTGCGACGAACGGAACGGCCATGCAGGATTTTACCATTAAAACTGCAGGGAATATCCGTCCAGGGGAAACCATATCGCTTGGCCTGACGCAAATTCAGGGAAATTTTGGCGATTTTCCATTGGCTTTAACACAGCCCTCGACGCTGACCATGAAGCAAGGGAAAGCGACATTGTCGCCGCTGAAACTCACCTTCGGTGATATGGCCGTAACGGCTCAGGGCGGTGTGGGACCAGGCCCCATTGATTTTCAAGCAAAGATTGAAAACTTCACGCTGGAAATGCTGGCGTTAGCCGGAGTGGACACCATGTCCGGTCGCGTTGATGTTAATGTGACCATGGCAGGGACCGGAGCAAAGCCGACGATTGATGTCGTAACGACGGCAAAAAACATCAAAGCTGTGGGGTTGGGGACACAAAAAACGCCGGCTGCGGCGGCTCGCGCAACGGTTCATATTGATTCGGGAAAGCTTGATATGACGGCTGGCGTCGGGTTGAAAGGCTCTGTTCCGGCCAAACCGCCTCTTTCTGTCACCGCGTCTGTCCCGCTTTCGTTGAGTTTAGCACCATTTGCGTTTGATCTTCCTCAAAGCGGGGCGTTATCCGGCACGTTGTTGGCTGATCTTGATCTCAGTGAACTGAACGGATTCTTGGCGGCGGCTCAATCCAAAGCCAAAGGACCGTTTGCGGCCAACTTCACATTGGCTGGAACCATTGCCGAACCGGCCATGTCCGGTCAGGCGAGTCTTCAGGGAGGTGAGTTTGATACGGCGCTGACGGGTACCGTACTGCGCAATATGAAACTCGATCTTCAGGCGAGCTCTTCACAGATCACGCTGAAAGAATTTTCAGCAACAGATGGTGCCAAGGGAACGCTCCGTGTGACTGCAGACATTGGTTTAGATCCGGATGCAGGATTTCCTATGGACCTCGCCGTTGCCATGCAGAAAGCGACGTTGATGCGTTCGGAAATTGCGACGGCACAGGTTGATGGCAATGTCGGCGTCAAAGGGAGCTTGAAAGGAATGGATGTCACCGGTAATCTGACCGTCGGGCCGGCTGAAATTACGTTGCCTGATACTTTGCCGCCAGGCGTCACAACGGTCGATGTTGTCTATGTCGGACCAGGGGCCGAACAATACCAATCTGATGAAGCATCACAAAAAGGTGGTGGCGGTGCCGTACCGATAAACCTTGATGTGAAGGTTGACCTGCCAGGTCGGGTGTTTGTGCGTGGGCTCGGTTTGGACTCTGAGTGGAAAGGAAATATTTCGGTCACGGGGACTGGAGCTGAACCTATTGTCACCGGTATTATCGAGCTTGTGCGCGGTCGCCTTATCATGTTTGACCGCACCTTGACGCTGAAAAAAGGAACAATTCGATTGACCGGGAACTCTCCTCCAAATCCAAGCCTGGATATTGAAGCATCGACAATGTCTGGCGATGTGGAAGGCATTATCAAGATTCAGGGAACCGCCTTGAAGCCGGAGATTGTTCTGTCATCCGATCCTGTTCTCCCCCGTGATGAAGTTTTAGCCCATATTTTGTTTGGCCGAAGTGCTGAAGACCTCACACCATTTCAGGCAATACAGCTTGCTCAGGCGAGTGCCATGCTTCTTGGTGGGGGAAATTCGTTGGATATGCTTAATAATACCCGTCGGCTTATCGGAGTGGATCAGCTTTCGTTTAAAGAAGGCGACTCCGATGATTTGGCTTCAAGCCGTCTGGTTCTGGGGAAATATATTACGGATAATATACTGGTAGATGTGGAACAGGGACTTGGCGCAACAAGCGGGGCCGTATCCGTTGAAGTTGAGCTGACTCGAAATCTTAGTCTGGAAAGCACCATTGACGCCGAAGGAAAGCAAGGTGTTCGCTTCAACTGGAAATGGGATTATTGA
- a CDS encoding MFS transporter: MQPSPESESSPLSRPWTAFLVAATGTFMATLDSGIVNVALPTIADTFHVGLPTTQWVVSVYLLTIVSFLPLTGNLGDRYGRKYIFAIGFLVFSVGSILCGAAHSMGMLLFARFVQAMGSAIFMANGPAVIMEAFPGRSRGRAFGIIGTIVGVGSLIGPTLGGFVLGALSWRWLFYLGVPIGLAGIVMALIYLENYHLGKQKKFDLGGSVSFAVGITALILVLTQGQKWGVTTWPTIMTACAAVGSAFVFYRVERHTTSPIIDFNLFRVRPYALGTLASLCGFTATFCDFILLPFYLHDVMHLPPTAIGAFLAIFPLGMAIMSPISGYLSERAHEVLLPTSGLVVFIAGLVSLALLTTTSPAWRVVLGQSLLGLGYGTFIAPNNNSVLRSVPLSHAGMAGSIIALARNIGMVIGVALATAVYEAARGIALNTGAIQEEAFMAGLRAAFFSAAAVALIAATASALRKPIFRK; the protein is encoded by the coding sequence ATGCAGCCATCACCAGAATCCGAATCGTCTCCTCTCTCCAGACCATGGACTGCCTTTCTCGTTGCAGCGACGGGCACGTTTATGGCGACGCTGGACAGCGGTATTGTCAATGTTGCGCTCCCCACCATCGCAGACACCTTTCACGTCGGGTTGCCAACAACACAGTGGGTCGTCTCCGTCTATTTACTCACAATTGTGAGTTTTCTTCCTTTAACCGGCAATCTGGGTGACCGGTATGGAAGAAAGTACATCTTCGCTATCGGCTTCCTCGTTTTCTCGGTGGGATCAATCCTCTGTGGTGCGGCCCACTCTATGGGCATGTTGCTGTTTGCACGTTTTGTCCAGGCAATGGGGTCGGCTATTTTTATGGCTAATGGACCGGCAGTCATCATGGAAGCCTTCCCCGGACGAAGTCGTGGACGAGCCTTTGGCATTATCGGTACGATCGTTGGTGTCGGCTCACTTATCGGCCCGACGCTTGGCGGATTCGTTTTAGGCGCACTTTCCTGGCGCTGGCTTTTTTATTTGGGGGTTCCGATAGGATTGGCCGGGATTGTCATGGCATTGATCTATCTGGAGAACTATCATCTCGGAAAGCAGAAAAAATTTGATCTCGGGGGATCCGTGAGCTTTGCGGTCGGTATCACCGCGTTAATCCTCGTTTTAACACAAGGACAGAAATGGGGGGTGACGACATGGCCAACCATTATGACTGCATGCGCTGCCGTCGGTAGCGCATTTGTCTTCTATCGTGTGGAACGGCACACAACGTCACCGATCATCGATTTCAACTTGTTTCGCGTGCGCCCGTACGCCTTGGGGACACTGGCTTCTCTTTGCGGATTCACCGCCACGTTTTGCGATTTTATTCTGCTTCCCTTTTACCTACACGATGTCATGCACCTCCCCCCCACGGCCATCGGTGCATTTCTTGCGATTTTTCCTCTGGGCATGGCTATCATGTCTCCCATCAGCGGCTACCTTTCAGAACGCGCTCACGAAGTCCTTCTCCCCACAAGTGGGCTTGTTGTGTTCATTGCCGGTTTGGTGTCACTGGCATTACTGACAACGACCTCGCCTGCATGGCGTGTCGTTCTTGGTCAATCGCTTCTCGGTCTGGGATATGGAACTTTTATCGCGCCAAACAATAACAGCGTGCTACGCAGTGTGCCCCTGTCTCATGCAGGAATGGCCGGAAGCATCATCGCCCTGGCTCGTAATATCGGGATGGTGATTGGCGTTGCTCTGGCGACGGCAGTTTATGAAGCAGCTCGAGGAATTGCACTCAATACTGGAGCGATACAAGAGGAAGCCTTTATGGCCGGACTTCGCGCGGCCTTTTTTTCGGCTGCGGCCGTGGCGCTCATCGCAGCCACGGCCTCGGCTTTGCGGAAACCGATATTCAGGAAATAA
- a CDS encoding ABC transporter substrate-binding protein — MLLLCILMTTGTAFADDVVKIGAVLSVTGPASFIGEPEKNSIEMVRDAINASGGVLGKKIEVIIYDDESNVNKAVLSVDKLIKKDRVAVVLGPSISGNTLAVMNKFPAAKIPMVSCAAAEKIIKPVNPWVFKVAPSDRFAVQKILSDAKAKGYKKLAIITVSDGFGQAGREELKDLIPSSGFELVADEVYGPKDTDMTAQLTKIKEINPDAIICWGTNPGPAVIARNRVQLGMTTPLYMSHGVASKKFIELAGEAAEGLLLPAGHLLVASQLPDSDPQKAVLLDYTKRYTKMFKKPVSTFGGHGSDSLNLAVKAMENGGSTDSQAIRDNLEKIQNFAGIGGVFSFTPEDHVGLDENAFIMVVIENGEWKIAQK; from the coding sequence ATGCTGTTGCTTTGTATTCTGATGACAACGGGGACGGCGTTTGCCGACGATGTTGTGAAAATCGGTGCGGTGTTGTCCGTGACCGGCCCGGCATCGTTTATCGGCGAGCCCGAGAAGAATTCAATCGAGATGGTACGCGATGCCATCAATGCCAGCGGTGGGGTGCTCGGCAAGAAGATTGAAGTCATTATCTATGATGATGAGTCAAACGTGAACAAGGCGGTTTTATCCGTTGATAAGCTCATCAAAAAAGATCGTGTCGCCGTTGTGCTCGGTCCTTCCATTTCCGGCAATACATTGGCGGTCATGAATAAATTTCCTGCAGCCAAGATACCGATGGTTTCTTGTGCGGCAGCAGAAAAAATCATTAAGCCTGTCAATCCTTGGGTCTTCAAAGTGGCTCCGTCCGATCGGTTCGCAGTGCAGAAGATTCTGTCTGACGCCAAGGCCAAAGGGTATAAGAAGCTGGCAATCATTACCGTATCCGATGGCTTCGGCCAAGCCGGCCGCGAAGAGTTGAAAGACCTCATTCCGAGTTCTGGATTTGAACTTGTTGCCGATGAAGTCTATGGCCCCAAAGATACGGACATGACTGCACAACTGACTAAAATCAAAGAAATCAACCCCGATGCCATCATTTGCTGGGGGACGAATCCTGGACCGGCTGTGATCGCACGAAATCGTGTTCAGCTTGGCATGACAACACCGCTGTACATGAGTCACGGTGTTGCTTCCAAGAAGTTCATCGAACTTGCAGGGGAAGCCGCCGAAGGTTTGTTGCTGCCGGCCGGTCATCTTCTGGTGGCCAGTCAATTGCCCGACTCTGATCCGCAAAAAGCGGTGCTGCTGGACTACACCAAGCGCTACACAAAAATGTTCAAGAAGCCGGTGTCCACGTTCGGTGGGCATGGGAGTGATTCGTTGAACCTTGCCGTCAAAGCCATGGAAAACGGCGGGTCAACCGATTCGCAAGCCATTCGCGACAATTTGGAAAAAATTCAGAATTTTGCCGGTATTGGCGGCGTATTCTCTTTTACTCCGGAAGATCATGTTGGTCTCGATGAAAACGCCTTTATTATGGTTGTCATCGAGAACGGAGAATGGAAAATCGCGCAGAAGTAA
- a CDS encoding ABC transporter substrate-binding protein, with protein sequence MRTLFGLCVMICAIMVSSMVSAADDPIKIGAVLSVTGPASFLGEPEKNTILMLEEQINAAGGVLGRPVDIIVYDDETNVNKAVLSADKLLKKDRVVAVLGPSVSGNTLAIMNKFETAKVPLISCSAAEKIVKPVKPYVFKTPQSDRLAVGKILDFAKVKGQKKIAIITVSNGYGQAGREVLKEMIPASGMELVADEVYGPKDTDMTAQLTKIKNIAPDAIICWGTNPGPAVIARNRVQLGITTPLYMSHGVASNKFIELAGEAANGLILPASQLIVADQLADDDPQKALLLSYIKAYSDAFGTPPSAFGGYGHDALMLVVEAIKSAGSAEPHAVRDGLEATKDFRGITGVFTMSPEDHNGLDSSAFVMVAIENGAWKIIGE encoded by the coding sequence ATGCGTACTTTGTTTGGACTGTGTGTGATGATTTGCGCCATAATGGTTTCATCAATGGTTTCTGCGGCCGATGATCCTATTAAAATTGGCGCTGTATTATCTGTTACAGGCCCTGCATCTTTCTTAGGTGAGCCGGAAAAAAACACAATTTTAATGTTGGAAGAGCAGATCAATGCTGCAGGCGGTGTACTTGGACGCCCTGTAGACATTATCGTGTACGACGATGAAACGAATGTCAATAAAGCTGTTCTTTCTGCTGATAAACTCCTGAAAAAGGATAGAGTCGTTGCGGTTCTTGGTCCTTCTGTATCAGGAAACACTTTAGCTATCATGAATAAATTCGAGACAGCAAAAGTCCCGCTTATTTCATGTTCAGCCGCGGAAAAGATTGTGAAGCCGGTTAAGCCGTATGTTTTCAAAACGCCCCAGTCTGACCGACTTGCCGTTGGGAAAATTTTAGATTTTGCCAAGGTCAAAGGCCAAAAGAAAATTGCCATTATCACTGTTTCCAATGGCTATGGCCAGGCCGGTCGGGAAGTGCTCAAAGAAATGATTCCTGCGTCTGGTATGGAGCTTGTTGCAGATGAAGTCTACGGGCCGAAAGATACGGACATGACAGCCCAATTGACGAAGATCAAAAACATCGCTCCCGATGCCATCATCTGCTGGGGAACGAACCCCGGACCGGCAGTTATCGCAAGAAACCGTGTACAGCTTGGGATTACGACACCTCTTTATATGAGCCATGGTGTTGCTTCCAACAAATTCATCGAACTTGCCGGCGAAGCCGCCAATGGGTTGATACTTCCGGCAAGCCAACTGATCGTTGCCGACCAACTGGCGGATGACGATCCTCAAAAAGCGCTCCTTCTCTCCTATATCAAAGCGTATAGTGACGCATTCGGTACGCCGCCTTCAGCTTTTGGTGGATACGGACATGATGCACTTATGCTTGTTGTGGAGGCCATCAAATCTGCCGGATCTGCCGAACCGCACGCTGTGCGTGATGGTTTGGAAGCGACAAAAGACTTTCGCGGGATTACCGGCGTCTTCACCATGTCTCCGGAAGACCACAACGGTCTTGATTCGTCTGCTTTTGTTATGGTGGCGATTGAAAACGGGGCATGGAAGATTATCGGAGAATGA
- a CDS encoding cysteine-rich small domain-containing protein, which produces MEHSFKYYKNTSCRYYPCHECDPQADFNCLFCFCPLYFFPDCGGNPQLRGAVKDCSQCTLPHSTAGYDHIVAKLKTWFAEGRPEAVRNLFSPNDTDTSS; this is translated from the coding sequence ATGGAACACAGTTTCAAATATTATAAAAACACTTCTTGTCGCTATTATCCTTGCCATGAATGCGACCCACAAGCGGATTTCAATTGTCTGTTCTGTTTTTGTCCTCTCTATTTTTTTCCTGACTGTGGCGGCAATCCCCAGCTTCGCGGAGCAGTCAAAGACTGCTCGCAATGTACTTTACCTCACAGTACCGCGGGGTATGATCATATTGTGGCAAAGTTAAAAACATGGTTTGCTGAGGGCCGTCCTGAGGCTGTTCGCAATTTGTTCTCCCCAAATGATACAGACACAAGCTCATAA
- a CDS encoding PP2C family protein-serine/threonine phosphatase: MSVCSSSNPLEPRDCDGTCQRFLNLKKCFNLSALITSSLDPDEVLERIMSTSRQALGAETCSLLLADETGEELGFAVAQGPASTGISRDFRIQRGQGIAGWVFDKAKPLLIPNAYEDDRFNPDVDKKTGYRTLTILCVPLAVKNKVIGVAQLINKCNGQPFDAADLEMLELLAAQAAIAIDNARLHREMLTKQRIDYDLKIAEDIQRRFMPSSAPIIDGLDMAGITLPCDETGGDYFDFIEFPEKIHNKVGVAIGDVSGHGIPAALLMATARAFLRARAEQPGDISAVISDVNRLLTVDTGHSGRFMTLFYMVINAKAGHIDWIRAGHDPALIYDPHTDTFSELGGRGLILGVDGEWMYEANHIEGLSPGMILFLGTDGIWETRNAAREMYGKDRIREILSQNAHRCAADIINVILSSLDAFGGVGCQGDDVTMVVLKILPSSDESIAM, translated from the coding sequence ATGAGTGTTTGTTCGTCTTCCAATCCATTGGAACCCCGAGATTGCGACGGGACGTGTCAGCGTTTTCTCAATTTGAAGAAATGCTTCAATTTGAGTGCCTTAATTACATCGTCTTTAGATCCTGACGAGGTACTCGAACGCATCATGAGCACGTCGCGTCAAGCTCTTGGCGCTGAGACATGTAGTTTATTGCTCGCTGACGAAACAGGAGAGGAGCTTGGATTTGCTGTAGCGCAAGGGCCGGCCAGCACTGGTATATCGCGCGATTTCCGCATTCAGCGGGGGCAAGGCATTGCTGGTTGGGTTTTTGATAAAGCAAAACCACTCCTTATTCCTAATGCATATGAAGACGATCGGTTCAATCCTGACGTCGATAAAAAGACCGGGTATCGAACTCTGACCATTTTGTGCGTCCCTCTTGCCGTAAAAAATAAAGTCATTGGTGTTGCTCAGCTTATTAACAAATGTAATGGTCAACCCTTTGACGCCGCAGACCTGGAGATGCTTGAACTCTTGGCTGCTCAGGCCGCCATTGCGATCGATAATGCCCGCTTGCACCGGGAAATGTTGACAAAGCAACGCATCGATTACGACCTCAAGATTGCCGAAGATATTCAACGGCGTTTTATGCCATCATCAGCGCCGATTATTGATGGACTCGATATGGCTGGCATCACATTGCCGTGTGATGAAACAGGCGGTGACTATTTCGATTTCATCGAATTTCCTGAAAAGATACATAACAAAGTCGGAGTGGCCATTGGCGATGTGAGCGGACACGGTATCCCCGCGGCGTTGCTTATGGCGACAGCTCGCGCGTTTCTTCGTGCCCGAGCCGAACAACCCGGCGATATTTCAGCCGTTATTTCCGACGTCAATCGATTGTTGACGGTTGATACAGGGCATTCTGGCCGATTCATGACGCTGTTCTATATGGTCATCAATGCCAAAGCCGGACATATTGACTGGATTCGTGCCGGGCACGATCCGGCCTTGATCTATGATCCACATACCGACACGTTCTCTGAATTGGGAGGGCGAGGGCTGATTCTTGGCGTTGATGGAGAGTGGATGTATGAAGCCAACCATATCGAGGGACTGAGTCCGGGGATGATCTTGTTTTTAGGAACTGATGGAATCTGGGAAACGCGGAATGCGGCTCGAGAAATGTATGGAAAAGACCGGATACGTGAAATTCTCTCTCAAAATGCACACCGTTGCGCTGCCGATATTATTAACGTCATTTTATCCAGCCTGGATGCTTTCGGCGGCGTGGGTTGCCAAGGAGACGATGTCACCATGGTGGTGCTCAAGATATTACCGTCTTCGGATGAATCTATCGCCATGTGA